The Clavelina lepadiformis chromosome 3, kaClaLepa1.1, whole genome shotgun sequence region TGTTGATAATCACGTTCAGTAATCTGTGAAaacaatattaacaaaaacttatgattttgtttaataaatttgtCTGTTGCACATGCAAACAGACGTTACCGCTAAACGTTTCGGAACAGCTCCTTCTTCAGAGCGCAACAGTTCTTGGAAAGTATACAATTCCAAATTCGAGGAATCAAGTTTTTCATATATGTCAGTAAGTTGTTTCAGCATATTTCCACTCCTGTTTTGATATCCGTTTGTTAAAACCTGCAGATGGACAAGCAAACGTTACAACCTTcatattaaaatataacatgTTATTAATTATGATAAGTCCTGCTCCggaagttaaaatatttctgtataattataaatcataaaatattatttgcaTGTCTGTGCCTTCGACACCCAAAAAATCGCTATTCGTATAATCagtaaatttcaaattatcGTTATGGACTTTAAGCTTTTTCTCAGTTTTTGCAGCTTTGCGAGCTTCTTTGGTCATGTGATTTCTGTTTGTTTCCAGTTGTTTCTCCAAAGACTCAATTCGGTCTTTCTTGTTGGCACGATTAGCTCTAGTGAAACGATTTTCACTTGGAATGTATAAAACCTACACAAAACAAGACATTTTATCCTCAAGAATGTTTACCACCAAAACTTCACAATACTGACAAGTGCACTTAAACAAATTacttaaataaatatacaaCATGAAGAATCAGcatattacaaaattaaaacccAAGTTATCTAAGCTTAGATGTGATTAATATTACAAAACGAGTATTTTGCTAGACAAGTCGTTCGTGTTAATAACTGTCCGCAGTACTGGAAATTACCTGGCTATAGCAATCTCTCCAAACTTTTGTGTAAACATCTACAGAAATGCTCCCATGTTGCATTGCACTTTTTACCACTTCAGTTTCTTCTGCAAGAATTTTTTGAGCATTTTCTAATTCATCCCAGCTTAGTTCATCATAAGGATTTTTACTTAGATATTGTACATGAGACGCCATGCCAGCTGCCTCTACAATTTAAACCCAACGTTAAAAAACAACAGtataatgaaatataaaaaatgtaatttctATCATTAGTTCCTGTCACCAAACCATCTTTAAAACAAGTACCAAAACCTGGATTACCTAAAAGGTCATGTTAATAAGCATTTATTTCTGGTTTCTAAGATGTCGGAAAGTTGTTAATCTTGTCAGAAAAATGActtatttttaagttattatgataataattttaaaatgagtttgagttgattttttaaacaagattTTGGTGCCTGTATTTTTCTAAACCAGgaagtattttttaattataaaattcaattttagtttttaattaaGCAAGAGCCACATAAAAAAGGCgcaataaaacaacatttatttataaacaaatAGTACAACTAATGGGTCTTATTTGTAATCgtttttcaattaattatgCCATCATATTCCTTATGGTATGACATAGCCAAACAAATTGCATTTCAATCATAAATTACAGGTCGATTTTATGACATCCGGAGAAATAGTAAACCATTCACCATCATACATTgaacttttttccttacaaAAAATTCAATGTACCTAGTAACTTAAAAAATGATTCAAATAATatcaattaaaagtttaattttgttgatttcttgaatagcaatttcattttttactaGAAATGTTTATCTTAACTGAAACAACTGTGTATATCATTTAGTTGTTGTTATGATTActgtaattttataaatcaatAACCAAATAATACTCAGAATAATGTGCAGAAAATTAACCAAAGGAACATCAACagaaaattaattaatctGTTATAATTTCAATTACACTCTTTCATCCAAAACagaatttttgtaaaacaggTTAAGAGTTCTAAACTTACTTTTGCCCTTTCCTGGTATTTGATTTTCAGCTGTGTGGTTCAATGCGTCGTGCCTACAGATATAACATATTTCAGCGAAAGATCTTTTTTTAACCAAAATCATTACCTAATGGTAACATCAATGCATTGTATATACAACataacattttataaatttaatgcAATATGTTTGAAGTATTCATATTGCAACCATTCAAAAATCTGTTGGCCAGTGTTTAATATTTGTGTGgtttttctaaacaaaaacGATAGAAATATCATCAGAAATTAATCCATTAGTCCCATAAAGTTATGCATGTTTCACAGTTAAAAAGCAGAGTAAAAGATTATTGTATATTAATGTACAAACTTCTCTTTTCTGTAAATTATTCAAGCGAAACAATTGCATAAAAGTTGCAATAGCTGATAAATGATAATAACGACAATAGATATTACAATGATTTAAGATGGGGTGAAGACACAAGTGTAAAATTAATGTAAATAATAGTTGCAATACTCAATCACTACATTATACCTCATCATGATAATCATTTCATGCTTTATTAACTCCTCTGCAAGTTGTAGATCATCAAGTTTAGATGAAGAAACTGGTCTTAGAACTGAATCATTTATGCATGTAGGTCGGGGTAGTCctttttttattacagtatGCCTATGTGCCAATTGTTCTTCCTCAAGAGCAGCTATCTTTCTCTGCATACAACTAAgtgttacaataaaatttgcacaaccACTGATCAGCAAGCTGTCACGAGAATAATTTTTATCTAATTTTTCAACCACTTTAGGCCAGAAACTCAATAAACAGTTatcttaaaacaaagaaacaactgACTGTGTGACAGAGTACACTCTCATATATACATAAAAGGCAAAGCAAAGATTGAATGTGAGTGTGACACTGATGAATCTGAATGGTAAAGCCCAAATGCAACAACAAAGTGTGTTGCAGaaagaaaatatatatataagaaaAAAGTGGGCAGAATATGTGAAGTTTTTTCATAATTACTAaagatttttttatcaaagaaTTAAAGATCACACTATAATGgtcattaaaaaataaactggtTGTCATAATATCTGTGGTTATATCACGTGGCTCCTACTGAAGTTACGTGGCTACTACTACATTTAATAGTTCAAATACTACAAATATGAAACCAAAAAGCTAAAAAGGCATATTCACATGTTAAAAATGCAAGATTTTCCATTAATGAACAACataacaaatacaaacaacCTGTTTCCGTAATTCTACATCAGATGCATCTTCAACAAATGAACTATTGTCACTCTCAACTTCATCACCTTTATTTTCCTCAGCATCATCAGGCAGAACTATTTCGAAGTCATTGGATGGAGAAGGTAAATTAGCCAGATTTGCTCTTAGATGAAGTTTTTCTTCCTAAAACAAGAACATACTAAAAACTTCTAAGACTGCCATTACACACAATTTAATTAAGGTATAACATTAAATTTGTTCTGTATTTAGGAGTACCTTAGAATTAAATGGAGTTGCATCACCAAGATTAATATTTAGTTTATCACGAATAGGAGTACACCCTGCAGTCATATTGGAGTGTGGCGTTGGCATTCCCGGTGTTAATCCAACACTGGATTCTGAAGGTGTTCTAGCAATTAATAGAACAACACAAACATTAAATGGATATTAATATAACATTCCTAAaaaaacttatattttatatatctCGGCACTATTCTTGGGGTAGTTGGTATGTAGTTTCAACATTTCTGACTTACTCTGAAGGTTTTAATAGTGTGTGTGAGAAGCTGTCATCAAGTTGAACAATTTGTGTCAAATAAAACTcattttgttacttttgtGAAGTAATAATAAAGCCCTAATGCAAAGGTTACTTAAGGCTACAGTTACTGCACTTTGGTGGATTGtgtgcatttgtatgatttttccacagacaaaaataccacttgacATTTGTAAttggacgtttattgtttcaaTATCATTAAGGTATAGGCTACCCATCAAAGGGTGCATATAAATTCCTTTTCTAAAATGGGGTCGCAAAAGTAAAACGTTTGACGAGCCCTCTTATAGTAGATAGTCTTTCTCTATTGATAGTACGTAAAAAGTACTTTAAAACTGATACATCAAATTTGTTTGACTTTCCATTTAAACTACACGCCGATTTGCTTGATTATGACACATAATAAATTCCTTATGTCAAGATAATTAATATTTTGGCATGAAGGTAGCTAAGCTAACTCTTTGTTGATTTTATATGGGTCGGTAAAACATTAATGAAATTACCAGAAATCCGTCacacaaaattatttgaaaagttTGGGAGCCACTGACCTAATGGATATAAAATCGTGTGCAAAAATATGCAACTGACATGTTAACACAATACAAGAGAGAAGAGTTACAAATTACGATTTAGTATTTTATGTTCTTATTACAAATAATATGCTGTCATAATACAAAAGAAGACTTTTTTAGAATCACATAGTTGGCAGGAAAAAGCTGAAGGACTTCAGAGGAGGGTACTTCTTTAGCAGTACTAGATGATACTTAATGCCTATTTTCCTGTTCTTCTACAGTGATAAAAACTTCTAGTCCAGCACTTGTTAAGAGTTGCATGGCATTCATTTTTGTACCCAAGTAATAAATTAACTttggtaaaaacaaaattttcaacaactgAAAGTTACCTAAAAAGTCCCAACAAAGTATAATCATTTATACTGTCTTTGTATAattcaaagaaatttaaacGGTCTTCCCAGCTCTCTGTTACCCTAAACAATTTGAGTTGTCTGAGTTCAGGTTCCTCAAAATTATTCAGTTCTACTTCAACAAAATGGTTAATTTTTATGATCAATCTTGGAAGTTTATTATAGCGTGATGTTCTAcagcaggggtcggcaaccttttgctagtcacgggccaaatgtcgagtatacaactctttggcgggccggaattttcattaatactataattcacactcacttcagtatattacgctacattgctgcaatctcaatcataccgatcacaaaaagagcaaaatatatgtattcacacttgaacaacacagcattaGAAAAAGTTTAGGTTaaagctcgtgtgcatctctctttatatctataacgactagtctagtctactctACAGataatctcgtacttagtacgagatactagtctaccgccttcgcaccagtttcatggcgtaacaatagactatAGTACCGAGAATTAAAAGTTGTACACAAGACATTTAGATTGgtgatttttaacaaaactaaatGGCGTTGTTGAACTAAAAAGCCAATAGACAGTTGAAATTGTCTATAACGGaatcattaattatttaaatttgtcTATAAAGTCACAATTTACTTGGCCCCAGCAGAATATATATCTTTACATACATGAAAGTTTGTCTGTGATGTTGATTCGCATATAACGGCATGGTTTTTTGTCCCTCTgctgtgttttgtttgtttctattGGCACTCTAAAGCTAGGTCATCACCCCTCCAACAAACATTCATTACCGGTATCTATTAATTAAGTGACCAGTATAGCACTAGGCAAATTACATTTCATTGTAGAcaactgcaacaaaattctGTGTAATCTTCTGTGGAACTTTTTTCTTGAGTTTTGGGCAAATCGGACTGGAAAGCACACTTCTTCGCTGAATCAAACGATAGTTTTGGAATGGTTTACAGTAATTTGCCAATAGCATCAATTTATCTATATTGGCAATTTTCTGCAATTCTTAGAGGAGAATTTCACCATTTAGCAAAAAAGGTAAGCTTTTGAGAAAAACGTCGGTCCAAAGGGGATAACAGGATATATATAAGCTTAACTATgaacaaataaaagcaaagcaTAGAAAAAGAGTGGAATGCACACAGTGACTGAAACAaatgaaattgtaatttatgCTAAAACTGGATTTCATGTTTAGGCTACATCGCCATTGGCTTGAAACACAATATTGCTTCCACAAGATCTTGCTTAGTTAAGGATCTCTGGTCACTAAAAATATATCGAATCTACAACCGTTAGCTAGTAACTACTTGATACAGCAGAATCCACTAAATATGACCACCTGCTTTATATAATCATTTTGATGAATTTTGTCATATAAAATTCTCCATTTACTATGACCAGTCTTCAGATATTATGACCACTTTTTCCATCTTATTCAGattttttaatcaatttttgtGTCAATTAATCTATGTGTCCATTAGTCTACGTTAAAACTTGACAGTGTCAATTGTGCCATGCGTATTCTCATTTCATCTACTTACGTTCACTTACATGTTGTTGTTTAATATTAATGAAAAAAGTGAtgaatttgctgttttttttgtcattttgagCCTGACTGTATCAATCCTGGTGTGGTTAAATGGTACTGTGACAGTTTCATTTATTGTGACTATTCGGATACTGTAACCAAAATGGTCTGGTTCCAAGGTGGTAATAACAAGTGGAGTCTAATGTACTCGGTAATATAACCAATAGCCTGTCTACAACCATTGATAACTTCATACAAATCAACACCCTCAAAGTTTATATAACATTGCACAAAACAAACTACTATCTCAAGTCCAACAcacatgaaaatgtttttagtttttcaaGATTACTCAGTTAGTGAACTCGAACTCGATAGATTTTTTCAAGTTTGTGATCAggatattttttttttcaagttcaAGTTCAACAAAATGATCTAGTTCTTTCAAGTTCAAAGCCTTGCTGCCCTCACTACAAATGGTTAGTATTACCAGTAAATGCAACATTACCTGAACGGAGTAGATATTATGGTGTTTGGTGTCTTGATATCAGCTCTTTGTGGTGTAATGCCAGAAAAGTCTGTATCAACGGGTGCATTTATTCCACCCTTTAATGGCGTATCTACGTTGGTTAAAGCCATGACATTAAGAGCTTCTTGCATAACAGTATCCTAGAAAAATGTGATATTAGTTGCTTGTTTTCAAATCTTGCAAAAGTAATTTCTGTAGTAAAATCATCTTACTGTGGAGGGCATTGGTGTTCGTGCAGTAAAGCTGTTAGTTGTATTAGGTGTGACATTGTAACCAGAAAGAAGGGAATCTGAGACGGTGTTCCCACTTTCTTGAGTAGCTAATTTTGCAGCTTGGCCAACTTTAACTACTTCTTCCAGCTCAGCATCAGAAATCTGTTGATATGGTCATTGAATCAAAAAAACATGTTATACAATAATCATTTACTCAAAAATCATATCAAAACAAACAGTTTTACCAATTCCTGATTAAATTAATACGTTTATACTACCATACTCTATAGCTATAGTATGATTAACAGTGTGTACAACTCTACACACACGCTTATTAAGGCCatcataaaaatgcaattgcatacacaaaaatctttttttgaaaagaagatgatgaaaactTGTTCACAATAACAAAGATGTTGTAGCAAACGAATCCAACAAAATTTTCCGTATTTTCAGGAATCTGGCTTGTAACAGGATTTGATATAAATCTTACATCTCCAACAATACCCTCTGGAAATATGATAATGGTTGTCACTGACTGCTATGGCTTAGGCTTTCTTTTGTACAACCATTTTGTTCTTATCATGCTTCTGATAAGTAAGCTTATCAACAGTTTGGGTGGTACTGGGATCTTTTGGAGTAGAAGGTGGCATGTACTTAAGTAGTAGTAGCGATGTACTAAATTTAGCACTATTTCGAAAATTCTGCACCAATATTAATGGTTTTTGTTGTTCTCAAGTATTTCAACTTTCCTGACAGATTTCGAACGACATGACGacatatttacttttttaagcctttgtaaaaattttgagttgTTTGGTTCGATGTAAAGATGGTGCGTTTAGGAGATTTTTTTGTAGTTTCACGTACACAaaaacagtttgttttttattattcatCAATGAGGTGACAATTATAAGCATAAGGCCCTTGTTTGTCAGATATTTTAAGCGTTCCTCATTGTTCATTCAAAAGAGCAAGCTTTTCCATAGAAGGACTGGCACAAAATCattagaccagtggttctcaaactctttacttaaactttttctgtgGCGGCTTCCTTACAGCTTTTTTGTGAGTTACCTTCCATTATACTACAAAATTATTGGCAATTTCCCATGTACTTGTGAGAATGGTTCTACCACATATGCCGGTAAGCTCCTAAGGCATTTTCAGTATAAAAATCCCTATTCATTACAAACCAACATAATTTCATGGTCATAGTTTAGTTAGCGCAATTTCCAGACCAAGAAAACTGTACGTACAGCAAAACATTgcaattttgtcaaaaagaGAAGctttaaatattataaaaaaatatgtttgaaaAACTGTTCTATATCCATAGCTTGTAGCATGTTGTATAGTCTACCCACCTTAATCGGACTACACCTAAATGGACTACATGCCTACCCTAATCGGTTTTTTTCATAGGTCCCTATCCAAATCCATTTTTCCTTGCTTCATTAGGTGTACTACTAATGACTCTCAATACACCTAATGAAGCAAGTTGAAAGCTTGTGCAGAGAAGttaaaaagaaaagttaaccTAGAGTCCATCcaatatcttgttttttattttataccaTATATTGATTACACTGGtctaaaaaatcaaaaaaaaaatttgttgcatgaactttgatgattgatttggttaagttttggttgctgaatccaattctgagctcagaattgctctatcacgtcaggttttttcgctgcgcattttccccaatttcataaattgatcaaatttaGACTTTCGTTAGTGACGGTACGGTGAGCGTATAACAGCAACAgatcaaatattgttattgaaatcacCTATGATGAAGCCTCGGCTGGAAGTTTTGTTGTAGCACAGAATGACAGAGTTTTCAGTAAACTTTAATCTAGTGGTTCTTAATCTTTTTTCAATCACGGACCTCTTTTCGAATTTCGAAAATATATGTGGAcgcattcattttttctttcgtaTCTCATTACTTAGTTACCATCTTTATACATGGCGCTTGGTTTATACATCACGTTTGGTAGCTCATTACTGAGATACCGTCTTTATCTATATACATCTGCCCTAGAGACTTAAAAGGCCAATGCTTTTTGTGACAGCACCCTGTTCTTTAGTAAAACGTAAACATtgtcaacaataaacatgACATTGTTCGTATAacgtaaaagaaaattgacaGCTCAAAACGAAGCCTGAAAAgcgtgttacttcacaatggaaataaatatgcATCGATTCCAGTAGGACATTCTGTGACACTCAAAGTAACGTAGGCTATTAAAACACTAAGCATGTgctggaaacactgaagtACAGTGATCATGGCTTGGGATTATCATGTGTagacataaaaataatgaaccTTCTGTTAGGACAGCAAGGTGGTTACACAAAATACCCTTGTTTTCTCTGCTACTGGGATAGCAGAGCCATAGATGAGCATTGGATAAAAGATAAGTAGCCAGAAAGGAGCAGTTTAACACCTGgagagaaaaatatcattcataacCCGTTAGTAGACACCAAGAAGATCATCCTGCTGCTACTTCCCATCAAACTTGGGGCAATGAAATGGTATGCTAAGGCTCTTGATCACAATGGAGATTGCTTTAAGTACATCTGCTAAGCCTTCCCAAGTCTCagtgaagaaaagaaagaaaaaggcCGGGGTTTTAGTGGCCCACAAATAAGGAAGCTGATCAGAGATCCAAACTTTGCAGCATCAATGAAATCAGTTGAAGCAAGGGCTTGGAatgctttttctttagttgttaGTAACTCTTTTGGCAACAGAAAGGCAGAGAACTATCGAGACCTCTTAAAAGAAATCTTATCCAGCATGCAAGAGATGAAATGCAATATGAGCATAAagctacattttctgaaaacctTGGGGATTTCAGTAAAGAATAAGGTGAGTGCTTTCACTAAGACATTAGAGTTATATGAAAGAGCGCTACCAAGGCCAATGGGACTgccacatgatggcagattactgctggaaCTTGAAGGGAGAAAATTACACCACTACCCATAAACGAAAgccattaaaacgaaaattttcgGGCTCTTAAAGATTGTGGCATTTCCGTATCATTACATTGATTGTTCAACGGTTGATTTCTagtgatgttttttaaatgatttcgaGGCTTTGTGTTCGTGTTTTGCATGATTAAGCGTCCCTGcagttttgattaaaacaacCTCTTCATTTCAAGGCGGTTTCTGATTTGCGGTATTATTTATAATGAACATAtatattatctcaaaaacgtgatgtgatagaaaaaaaataatgccagattcggattcagcgccccaaaattaggtaaaaagACCCCAACACAGTCTGCTGCAAAAAccgtgttgaccagtgttatatatcgggttaacacggttcagtcACCTCAATACAAATAAAAGTAGGCATAGGCATAATGTGTTTGGAGAACAAGCCAAAAACAGATCActaaataaaacttgtttacTGCATTACATAACTACACAGTACACAACAAcattatttataattatagGGAGATCCCTGATATTTAATCTGTCCCACAACATTTCTTACCTTCTTTAAAAAATCGATGCCTATGGGCATGACCGTGACTAGTAACAAATTATACTAACCCACAAATCACTGTGGCACTGGGTGACCACTGTAGTGTGGTATAACAATAGCGTAACAACTTTCAACTTAAATGCAGTAATcgtaaattaaaattacagTAACTCAAGTAACtgaaaattaaagttatttttattcatttaaacacaactaaaataaaaaaaaactcgTCTTGAATGCTAAAACAACAATTTGCAGAAATGAGTGCACAGTCAAGTCACATGTAGTTTAATCTTGCTAGCTAGGATGTAAAGCAGTATGACATTTGCCGAAAGTTGGAATAACTTAACCCTGCGTTAAACTATGTCCCATGAGCTGCTAAATCTGGTTAAAGATTACAATAACACTTATTACATGTAACTAGCTCAATgatttacatatatataaatatctGATAGCCTatcatttacaaaatattacTTTATTATTACAATAACACAAAGCAAATGTTTCTTAATTACTATTCATTTACTTGTGGTGCAGGAAGAACCAGTTTAGAGCGTTTTCGAGCTGGCTCAAGATTTTGGTTACTTATAAGGGAAGGAATATCTTTCTCTTTTAGCTTCTGCTTATCCTTGTGTCTAGCTTTGTCTTCTTTCACCCTACattcaacaaaataacaaacacaTTGTTTGTTATCTATACATATTTGCATACCAGTAGATCCTATTTTGTACAGTTGTGTTACTAAGTGTGTTAGTTAATTAATACTATTACTTTTACACatatgttgttttatttaatctattaattttaattgatcTATAAAAAACTATGtatttcaaacgtttttcatAACCATTGCATCACTTCTGTGCATATACGGGTGTATATCATCTGAGTGACAGtatttgagtgacataattatgacataaattattcattcGAGTGACAAaattaaccctaacccattattgtattgtattgtattttgaACAGTACttaccaatgtgtcactcaaatgatctgtcactcagttgatcaactaccGCATATACTTTTACATACTTTATTCAATGTGGTAGACAGACCACAAACCAATTTTCAAACCTGTCATCTGTGTAATTGCTAAGCCTTTATTGCcacatgttttttaatttgtcacAAGCAATATGCAAGTCTACCATTGCGCATATGCAATGTACAGTTGTAGCTGTGTCAGTAAGATACAGATTTGCCGTTTTGAATAAACACTTTGGCATCACCTAAAATTTCACCCAGGGAGCATGTTTTTTCaaagaatttctttttgtttaaaagtgttTTGTCAAAGCAATGCAAGAACCTCTAGCAGCAAAAGGAAGTTTGTGGtaatatttaacaattttaagtATACATATTGTTTGGTAGCTTATCCGTgcacaaaatattgtttttattacacTGGCACTTACAATCTCGTTATAGCATTGCAAACATTATATGACCCCAATTCGGTACACAGTCATTTACAGACCCTCCTGTAATTGTAATCCCTGTATACAATTCAAGGGTACATGTGAAtgttttttatcaaaactaaTCTAATACTGGATATTACACAAACAACCAACATAGTTCGTTGATTGATTTACATTTGAATAAATACCTAGTTAAAAACTCTAATTTACTTCTGATTTACCTAAAGAATAAAAGTTCCATTTAATCATGATCGGCCAATtcagcaataaaatttttcattcatCAATTTTCTCTGAAATAAGGCATTTGCGTTTACACATGCctcacaaaatatttatcactgtcaactaaaaatcacaaaaacttCATTAGCTGCAACCCAGTGTATGTGTGGCAGGTGGTTTTTTGCTTAGCctcattttctttttaatttttaaatattacagTGTAGGCCTTGCATTCTGTGTACGGCACTGCATGCAAGATGCCAAACAAAATTCAGGTTCTTCATCTCGTGAAATTCATTTAATTTGCAAACTTATTCTTAGAATAAGTTTATTTCTAACTGATAGAACAGGTAACTAAAGCCTACTTCGCGCCGGGTATACTCATTTGACCTATTTTTATAGGTAGAGTTATTTATGACAATTACATGGATGACCAAAATTGACCGTATAGAAATGTTTCAACATTAAACGcctttatatttgaaaaaaaacattttgaattttcAGTGCTGAAGCCATTACACTTTCTTTTTATTAAATCTAAAAAATGTGCTACATCTCACAACTATGTTTATCACATCATTCGAACTTAATATTATACAGTAgaaattgtttattgtgaCGCCTGAAGGAACTTCTGAAAAAGTGTCACTATAAGCGAATGTCATCGTAGACCAAGTCAAGGAGGATGGCAGCAGATGACCCTAGATTGTGATTATTGTTGAATCGGCTAGGTTTACTACAGCACATCGCTAGGATtatgcaatattttcaaaatgtagGTTAACAATAAATTGTCAATTCATAATTTTTTGACCAAATACTTAGTTTACACTTTACAGCAATTAATCAAGCTTAGTTCACAGAAACGTTAACAACTTAGCTTTAGAGTAAGAGTAGCAATCATCACACTGCACAACAAAACACAGTATATGTCCTATTATTTTGCTAAGCTGGTGTCAATGCATGGTATGacattaaaacaatttctcaGTGTATAAGGAAAATATGTGCATATTCAAGTgaacaacaaaaaatcaacTACAGCTTAAGCTGACAAATTTATCCGTTATTGCGAAAAGTGCCAAATTTGTGACATTAACACCGAAACCCCCTAAAGTGTGAGAAATTATTTTCAGACCGGAAAATCAATAAGCAATATCTTTATAAGTTCATAA contains the following coding sequences:
- the LOC143449456 gene encoding cell division cycle 5-like protein, with the translated sequence MPRITIKGGVWRNTEDEILKAAVMKYGLNQWSRIASLLHRKSAKQCKARWYEWLDPSIKKTEWSREEEEKLLHLAKLMPTQWRTIAPIVGRTAAQCLEHYEYLLDKAAHNEDDDNADDPRKLKPGEIDPAPETKPARPDPVDMDEDEHEMLSEARARLANTQGKKAKRKAREKQLEEARRLASLQKRRELKAAGIAVRKKRRRRGRIDYNAEIPFEKRPALGFYDTSEEKFDPKDPNFRRLRQDHLDKELARVKEDKARHKDKQKLKEKDIPSLISNQNLEPARKRSKLVLPAPQISDAELEEVVKVGQAAKLATQESGNTVSDSLLSGYNVTPNTTNSFTARTPMPSTDTVMQEALNVMALTNVDTPLKGGINAPVDTDFSGITPQRADIKTPNTIISTPFRTPSESSVGLTPGMPTPHSNMTAGCTPIRDKLNINLGDATPFNSKEEKLHLRANLANLPSPSNDFEIVLPDDAEENKGDEVESDNSSFVEDASDVELRKQRKIAALEEEQLAHRHTVIKKGLPRPTCINDSVLRPVSSSKLDDLQLAEELIKHEMIIMMRHDALNHTAENQIPGKGKKAAGMASHVQYLSKNPYDELSWDELENAQKILAEETEVVKSAMQHGSISVDVYTKVWRDCYSQVLYIPSENRFTRANRANKKDRIESLEKQLETNRNHMTKEARKAAKTEKKLKVLTNGYQNRSGNMLKQLTDIYEKLDSSNLELYTFQELLRSEEGAVPKRLAITERDYQQQVCREKELQQVFADLSMQHEAIAKQ